A window from Gallus gallus isolate bGalGal1 chromosome 7, bGalGal1.mat.broiler.GRCg7b, whole genome shotgun sequence encodes these proteins:
- the LOC424111 gene encoding uncharacterized protein LOC424111 encodes MACWKASEVSFGLSDVRERMREKKNGVLRTAKLNASLASKIKTKIINNSSIIKVSLKHNNKALALALNAEKANAQRLAKEKVVLQMELEQCHFQNAFLRNKLCFLNNVLKELENLVESVKMARLSEFHTSPLSNGQKNSMTEDSWADDVADGHLLSTAAMPLRVPVSKPRDLRQQSGSSTATQKSSLDLQRCAPDKPLETLSVVSEDALPPQFVGKPQSHQKENGKKQSEGMEAQEAFPDSCLFRESLCPTQHNLNDLSARAQESHPLPYEDEMVRHFCDRLSQGHVTQRRKRSTWFASSTQSSSVDITPHVSSTQATSCSIKKDSSSFSESNTQPQLKSPSSLASPAEAAVSPNRGFPVKEAACDQPQAGETGCSVEIGSSSNEVTEFVPVKIKSKVNCKTDEKKTVKKASGGRKKTNMIKTSVKNGPDIPQSEENTQNAKKPILSEVAAWPCGSEASDTEQKACVGALDLKNKGSGAVQCSHSPNNVRIRRTYMVSPPQLSDLGSGGVVQVKIDEIVEFPSMESSLLKIPVHTVSSHEVPSDDCSLQKLFLLRDGTSSARALQEDSSNVPTKSIRRKTNRKTRVISRINDFEENLLSSMEKLPEAKAEEQCKSSQIRRKKTVTESSGSGQKNEGNFGPLTGVQGIAKDGTKDSLDKCRKRTYFVCPSDLTGSLGCVQTDFEKDEMVPSRCIPGSKASKIPRVQRMVAAQNNKKQSEDPQEKEQTKVVNTDSLEKEGNCAPRPRRRKRKTSAPPETNSVAKQSDSASVLHESSSELVSKQTVLIEKYSCPANLLSKVDASLEEQIADISLTNKLTDLSQSLESSSVICSTDLPVSCGLTDQPVSKNSEIEGNRTPEKSSLCLESSLLFKAMGAEEASGGRNQVVSSLKRCSQSSPSQEPEIRPLQDLTNARTLSLIPCLEEVPERPSRRRPDPTCYREPSLKCKLRRGDPFTNREFLHSPVYKTKKKRKPKTKELTKNIKEEWLPVGCCAKASEVTSMGDKKQEVM; translated from the exons ATGGCGTGTTGGAAGGCCTCCGAAGTTTCCTTCGGCCTGAGCGATGTAAGAGAGCGGATGCGGGAGAAGAAGAATGGTGTCCTGAGGACCGCTAAGTTGAACGCCTCACTTGCATCAAAAATCAAAACGAAAATCATCA ACAACTCCTCCATTATTAAAGTTTCCCTAAAGCACAACAATAAAGCACTGGCACTGGCCCTCAATGCGGAGAAAGCTAACGCACAGCGGCTTGCCAAGGAGAAGGTCGTCTTGCAGATGGAGTTGGAGCAGTGCCACTTCCAGAATGCTTTTCTGCGAAACAAGCTCTGCTTCCTG AATAACGTCTTGAAAGAGCTTGAAAACCTTGTGGAGTCAGTCAAGATGGCTCGACTTTCTGAG TTCCATACAAGTCCTCTGTCTAATGGCCAGAAGAACAGCATGACTGAAGATAGCTGGGCTGATGATGTTGCAGATGGTCATCTTCTGAG cactgcagcaatgcCACTGAGGGTGCCAGTTTCAAAGCCAAGAGATTTGAGACAGCAAAGTGGCAGCTCCACAGCAACACAGAAGTCCTCATTAGATCTTCAGAGATGTGCTCCTGATAAGCCCCTGGAAACTTTGTCTGTTGTTTCTGAGGATGCTTTGCCACCACAGTTTGTTGGGAAACCTCAGTCCcaccagaaagaaaatgggaagaaacaAAGTGAAGGAATGGAAGCACAAGAGGCTTTTCCTGACTCATGCCTTTTCAGAG AGTCCTTGTGTCCTACCCAACATAATCTCAATGATTTGTCAGCACGTGCCCAGGAAAGTCATCCACTTCCATATGAAGATGAGATGGTGAGGCACTTCTGTGATCGTCTCTCTCAAGGGCACGttacacagagaagaaaacgTTCCACTTGGTTTGCATCAAGCACTCAGTCTTCAAGCGTGGATATCACCCCACATGTCAGTTCAACTCAGGCAACCTCGTGTAGTATTAAAAAGGATAGCAGCAGCTTCAGCGAGAGCaacacacagccacagctgaaATCTCCCAGCTCACTGGCTTCACCCGCTGAAGCCGCTGTTAGTCCCAATAGAGGGTTTCCAGTTAAAGAAGCTGCTTGTGATCAGCCACAGGCTGGAGAAACTGGGTGTAGTGTTGAAATAGGTTCCAGCTCCAATGAGGTCACGGAGTTTGTTCCTGTAAAGATTAAAAGTAAAGTTAACTGTAAAACTGATGAGAAAAAGACTGTTAAAAAAGCaagtggaggaagaaagaaaacaaatatgatTAAAACCAGTGTAAAAAATGGTCCTGATATACCCCAAAGTGAAGAGAATACCCAAAATGCAAAGAAACCTATTTTATCAGAAGTTGCAGCGTGGCCTTGTGGGTCGGAGGCTTCTGATACGGAGCAGAAGGCTTGTGTTGGAGCTTTGGACTTGAAGAACAAAGGCTCTGGTGCAGTGCAATGTTCACATTCTCCTAATAATGTCAGAATCAGAAGAACATACATGGTGAGCCCACCACAGCTGAGTGATCTTGGAAGTGGTGGCGTAGTGCAAGTTAAGATAGATGAAATTGTTGAGTTCCCAagcatggagagcagcttgTTAAAAATCCCAGTTCATACTGTCTCAAGTCATGAAGTTCCCTCAGATGATTGCAGTCTgcaaaagttatttttgttgAGGGATGGGACTTCAAGTGCACGTGCTTTACAGGAAGACTCATCAAATGTGCCCACAAAGAGTATCAGACGGAAAACCAATAGAAAAACTAGAGTAATCAGTCGAATAAATGACTTTGAGGAGAATTTGCTGAGCAGCATGGAAAAACTACCTGAGGCCAAAGCTGAAGAGCAGTGTAAAAGCAGCCAGATAAGGAGGAAGAAGACTGTCACAGAAAGCAGTGGTAGTGGTCAGAAGAATGAAGGCAATTTTGGGCCACTTACAGGTGTTCAGGGAATAGCTAAAGATGGCACAAAGGATTCACTAGATAAATGTAGAAAGAGGACTTATTTTGTCTGTCCTTCAGATCTTACAGGAAGCTTGGGTTGTGTccaaacagattttgaaaaggATGAAATGGTACCATCCAGGTGTATTCCTGGGAGCAAAGCTAGCAAAATTCCCAGAGTTCAGAGGATGGTAGCTGctcagaacaacaaaaaacaatcagAGGATCCTCAAGAAAAGGAGCAAACTAAAGTTGTCAACACCGATTCTTTGGAAAAAGAAGGCAATTGTGCACCAAGGCctaggaggaggaagagaaaaacctCCGCTCCTCCAGAGACCAATTCTGTAGCCAAACAGAGTGATAGTGCCAGTGTCCTCCATGAAAGTTCTTCAGAACTTGTATCTAAGCAAACGGTACTAATTGAGAAATATTCCTGCCCTGCCAATCTGCTGTCTAAGGTGGATGCCTCCCTGGAAGAGCAGATAGCTGACATATCCCTTACAAACAAACTTACGGACCTCTCACAGAGCCTTGAGTCCTCCTCTGTCATCTGTTCTACAGATTTGCCTGTCAGCTGTGGGCTTACAGACCAGCCAGTTTCCAAAAACTCAGAGATTGAAGGCAACAGAACTCCAGAAAAATCCTCTCTTTGTCTAGAAAGCTCTCTGCTATTTAAAGCAATGGGGGCAGAAGAAGCATCTGGGGGAAGAAACCAGGTTGTGTCAAGTCTTAAACGTTGTTCCCAGAGTTCACCTTCACAGGAACCTG AGATCAGGCCGCTACAGGACTTGACCAATGCCAGGACTCTATCTCTCATCCCCTGCTTGGAAGAAGTACCAGAACGCCCATCCAGGCGGAGACCGGACCCAACCTGCTACAGAGAGCCAAGTCTCAAGTG CAAACTGAGGCGGGGTGACCCATTTACAAACAGAGAGTTCCTCCACTCCCCTGtttacaaaaccaaaaagaagagaaagcccAAAACCAAGGAACTGACCAAGAATATCAAAGAAGAATGGCTTCCTGTAGGATGTTGTGCCAAGGCGAGCGAAGTAACATCAATGGGAGACAAGAAGCAAGAAGTGATGTAG